A segment of the Candidatus Sumerlaea chitinivorans genome:
GCTGCTCTGCAAGTTGCCGTTCAAGGTCACGGATCCGAGCTAAGACTTCAGGTAAGGGGTCTTCCTCTTTCTCTTCCGGCGCAAACACGAACTCGCCTTTGAGATAGTTGTAGGTAAAGACGTCTTCTTTCGCACGCTTACGCGGATCGCGGAGTCGCTCATACGCACTTTGAATCACCATGAAGCGCTCAGTGTGCTTCTCGGGATCGTAGCGCTTCACGAGTTCGACGTATGCGCGCTTTATCTCCTGTTCGTCCGCTCCTTTGCGGACATTAAGGATCGCGTACGCACTCTGTTCGGCCATCCTTGCGTCGTCACCCAGCCTTATTGGTTCGATCTACCTGGTTTTCTTGGAACAATCCATTTTAGATACTATGCTCTAAACCTGCTTCAAGGGAAAAAGAATAGAGAGCTGGCATCAACCGCGCGCCGGTGCCCACACACGTAACAGACACCGGCGCGCTGACAGAAATTCTAACTGTTGCGAATTGCAACGAGAAAGAAGCGGCTACGGTTGCACGCGCACTTCTTTGCTTTCGTTGCCGCAACGGTCCACGGCTGTGACCAGAATGAGCGATGGAAGCGGTTGATTCTCGGCCGCAACGAACTCATATTCCCTCACTGCTTCCGGGAGCACTTTCACGTCCCACTTGGTGCCACGTTTTGCGCGAAGCGTCCACACTCGCACATCTTTCGGCTTGGGGTGCTCCACGACAACTTTGAGGCCCTCACCTGAGGCGGCGGGTTCTACCCGCACTTTCGGTGCCGCCGGGGGCACGGCGTCAAGCCAAGGCAGTGCAGGCACGAGGGCCGGTTGGGCATACACTGCACCCGAAGTGGTGAGCTCTTCATTGATCTGAAGGCGATTGCTCATGAACGCCGCCATACTGAAGTGGACCTGGCCTGGATTTTCCGTTAGAATCCGGCTCCACTTGATTTGATTGATGATTTCATCCGGCTGCCAGGCGTTCTTGCCTTTTTCACCCACTCGGCTCGTGTAGAGACCGGGCCACAAGTGACGCTTCGAAAGATTCTGTTCCCACCACCATTTGAGCAAGAGGACGTAGCTCTGATCGGGTGCTGCAATGCGCCAGTAAAGCTGGGGAGTGAAGTAGTCCACCCAACCTTTTTGGAACCACAAGCGCGCATCAGCATAGAGCTTTTCGTACTGGTTGAACCCTTTGATTTGGGGTGGGTAACCAGGCTTCCAAATCCCGAAGGGGCTCAGGCCAACTTTCACCCATGGCTTCTCTTTCTTCACGCCGTCGTAGAGCCGTTTGACAAACTTGTTCACGTTGTCACGGCGCCAATCCTGGAGCGACAGCGTCCCACCCGCCTTTTTATAGGCAGCGTAGGTTTCTTCGTCGGGGAAAGGAATCTCCTGATCGGTCTTCTTGTCTTTCTCTGGGTAGGGATAGAAGTAGTCGTCCATGTGAACGCCATCGATATCGTAGCGGCGCACGACGTCGAGCATCACTGCCAGCGAATGATCCTGAACCACTTTTGCCCCTGGATCCAGCCACAAATATTGGCCGTACTTTTTCACAACCTCGGGGTGCGTTTTGCTAATGTGGTTCGGGGGGATTTCGCCTTTGTAGCTTGGGTGGAGCGCACGATACGGATTGAACCATGCGTGGAGCTCAAGGCCGCGCTTGTGGCATTCCTCTACGGCGAATTGGAGCGGGTCATAGTAGGGCTCCGGAGCTTTCCCCATGACGCCTGTTAGAAACGGCGACCACGGCTCAAGTTTGGACTCGTAGAGAGCATCGCAGGCCGGACGAACTTGGAGAACGATCGCGTTGAGGTTGAGCTCGACCGCTTTGTCGAGGATCGCGATAAGCTCCTTTTTTTGTTCCTCTGCGGAAAGCCCGCGGGTGCTTGGCCAGTCGATATTGGCGACGGTTGCGACCCAAACACCGCGGAATTCGCGTTGGATCTTTGGGATGTCGGTGGTTGCGGCCTCGTTTGCTCCGGGCGCAGCCATTAGCATCCCTGCAGAGACGATGGCGAACGCAGCGCTCGCCAGAATACGTGTAAGCATCTTACCCCTCCATAAATTTCATGGTACCGGTTGAGCGTTGAAGCTGTGGGTCAGGAGGTCAACGAGATTCGGTAAGCACTGAGAAGGATGAAAAGCAGTTGTGTCGGTCAGTCGAATTCTGGTATCTTTATGCCATGCTCATCGCTGCTAAGTATTTCTGCACCTATTGCGGAGCCTGCAATAGGATTCTGGTAGATCCTACAGGAGGAACCACTCAGGAATACATTGAAGATTGCGAGCTCTGCTGCAGGCCAAACCTCTTGCGCATCAGAATGAGAAACTCCGGTCGTTCGGCAGATGTTGAAGCCGAACGCGCTGACGATTAAGCTCTGAGGTGGCCGTGTCGACTGGTGCAAAAGTGTTGACTGCTGTCCGGCAGCGGAATGTTAGTAATGTGTCAAGGTTGTGTCTGATTTTGCAAAACTTGAGGTTAGGAGGTGAAGTCACGTGAGAACCTTTAGAGCAGGCAAGCTGTTGATGCTGTGTTTGGTGACTGCTCTCGTCGCGACCGGTTGTCGGGGCTGCCTGAAGGATTCTCCGTTGGGCCGCTGGTTTGGGAAAAGTCCAGACTCTGTGAGTGGACCGGGTGGGCTGGAATCTTCGGTCCTGCCAGAGCCGATCCGCGGGCAAACACCACAAGAAATTCCCGAACTCAAACGCATTTACTTTGAATTCGACAGCGCGGAACTTCTGGAGCCTGCCAAGGCACAACTGCGTGAAAATGCGCAGTGGCTAAAAGCAAATCCCGGTGTGCACGTTCAGATCGAAGGACATTGCGACGAGCGAGGAACGCCGGAGTACAATTATGCGCTGGGGCAACGCCGAGCGGACGCCGCACGAATGTTTTTGGTGCGCGAGGGCGTAGAACCGGGACGGCTGCACACCATCAGTTATGGTGCGGAACGCCCGGACGACCCGGGTCATGACGAAATGGCTTGGGCAAAAAATCGGCGCGTGCAATTCCTCGTTTATGGCGGCCAGTAAACGAAGAGTTCATTTTCAGGGACGTTGCTGCGCGTACGCACGCATCGTCCCTTTTCTTTTATGTTTGGCGCTTTTCCTCTACGGCCGTTGCGCTAATGGAGAGACCACGCGTATTGTGAGTCTGCTGCCTAATTTTACGGAGACGCTGTTCTCTATTGGGGCGGGAAGCATGGTGACAGGCGTTAGTGATTTTTGTAAGTATCCGCCCGCGGCCACACAGCTACCGAAAGTGGGCGGACTCATCAATCCCTCGCTGGAAAAAATTGTGTCTCTTCAACCAACAGCGGTTGTGGTGAGCGCGAGCCAGCACGAGTTGGCACGCAAGCTGGGTGAGCTGGGGTTTCGCACGTTTGCTTTGCGTAGCGATTCGTTGTGCGATATTTACGATGCCATCGAATTTGCGGGCCGACTCACTGGTATGACGACGGCTGCGGAACAGCTTCGCCTCCAGGTTCGCAAAGAGTTATCAGATGTTCGTGATTCATGTACCAGTTCCGGGAAGCTGCGGGTGCTTATCGTGGTCGGTCGCCAGAGGGGATCACTCCAAGGGCTGTACGCTGCTGGTCGCGGATCGTACCTAAGCGAACTTGTCGAACTTGCTGGGGGGATGAATGTGCTGCATGAGTCGGTTCCGGCTCGGGCTTTGTCCAAAGAGGAGCTCGTGGCCCTGAACCCTGAGGTCATCCTTGATTTCTCTGTCGCGGACGGGGAACCAAGTAAGTTTGTAGCAAGTGGCGAACGCAAGGTTTGGAACGCTCTCCGAGTCATGGAAGCGGTGAAGCGTGACCAAGTTTACTTCTTCCCTGACGCGCGCTTCACAATCCCCGGCCCCTCTGTCGTTGAAACAGCGCGGGTAATCGAGCACATACTCTGCAATAAGACGGCTTCGCGCTGAGGCACCACTTCTTTGCAAGCGGTACGTAGCACACTAAAATGAATGTTGCCAGCCAAGGGTGAAATACTGTGGAAAGCGTGGCGATGAGTGAACAAGCGCCACCCCTCGAATGCCGTCAGCTAACGTTTGCCTACTCGAAAGCTATGATTTTGCGCAACGTTAGCTTGGCATTGGGGCACAGCGAGATCTTTGGGTTGGTTGGCCCAAATGGGGCGGGCAAATCCACCCTCCTACGGGTGCTTGCCGGAATCCTCACGCCGGCTCAAGGAGAAGTGCTGGTGCACGGCCGCCCCACCAGAACCTTGCCACGCCCAATCCTTGCGCAGGAGCTGGCCTTTGTGCCTCAGCGAACATCGCCTGCATTTGCGTTCACTGTTCGTGAAATGGTGTTGATGGGGCGACACCCCTACGCCGGCCTTTCCCTCTTTGAAAGCGAGGAAGATCTCGAGTGTGCCCAAAAGGCCATGGAGGAAGTGGGGGTGGCTCATCTTGCCGACAAGCCCTTTGATACTCTGAGTGGTGGGGAGCAACAATTGGTAGTACTCGCTCGGGCGTTGGCACAAGGAACAAGTATCCTCCTTCTCGACGAACCCATCTCCTTTCTCGACCTGCGCCACCAATGGGAGGTGCTACGATTGCTGGAGACTCGGGCGGCCGCTGGCCAAACGATTCTTGCAACTTTTCATGATCTCAATATCGCGTCCCGGTGGTGTCACCGCGTGGGAATCTTATCGCAAGGGGAACTTCGAGCTGTGGGGACACCGCAGAATGTATTCACCACCGCACGACTACGCGAGGTTTACGGGGTGGCTGTAGAAGTTGTCCAAGCGCCAGACGGACGTTTGCGGGTGGAGCTGCCATGAGTTGGGTGCGCGACACAAAGGCCCGAAAAATTCTCGCTCAAAGTGGGTTAGCGTTGGCGCTTGGGCTCGTGTTGTTAATTGTGATTCCGCTCATCGGTGGTTCAATTTCCATTCGGAGTGCTCTTCGCTACTGGCCGTGGGATTCTCAATCACACCCAGATGCCCTGGTTTTTTGGCAGACCCGCTTGCCACGGGTATTGTTAGCATTCTTTGCAGGGGGCTGCCTCGCGCTTGCAGGACTCGTTTTTCAAGCGGTGCTTCGGAACCCATTGGCGGAACCTTATATCCTCGGGATTTCTGGCGGAGCTGCGCTGGGAAGAATGATCGCAGTGCTTGTAGCGTGGAATGCTGCCAATAGCTTCTACGTTTTGCCGAGTGGTCTTTGCTTTGTCGGCGCGCTGATTCCCATCGCGTTCCTTCATTTGGTTGCGCGCTCCGTGCGCCACTATTCCCCTGTAACGCTGCTACTGGCGGGAGTGATGCTTAAC
Coding sequences within it:
- a CDS encoding Glycosyl hydrolase-like 10, whose translation is MLTRILASAAFAIVSAGMLMAAPGANEAATTDIPKIQREFRGVWVATVANIDWPSTRGLSAEEQKKELIAILDKAVELNLNAIVLQVRPACDALYESKLEPWSPFLTGVMGKAPEPYYDPLQFAVEECHKRGLELHAWFNPYRALHPSYKGEIPPNHISKTHPEVVKKYGQYLWLDPGAKVVQDHSLAVMLDVVRRYDIDGVHMDDYFYPYPEKDKKTDQEIPFPDEETYAAYKKAGGTLSLQDWRRDNVNKFVKRLYDGVKKEKPWVKVGLSPFGIWKPGYPPQIKGFNQYEKLYADARLWFQKGWVDYFTPQLYWRIAAPDQSYVLLLKWWWEQNLSKRHLWPGLYTSRVGEKGKNAWQPDEIINQIKWSRILTENPGQVHFSMAAFMSNRLQINEELTTSGAVYAQPALVPALPWLDAVPPAAPKVRVEPAASGEGLKVVVEHPKPKDVRVWTLRAKRGTKWDVKVLPEAVREYEFVAAENQPLPSLILVTAVDRCGNESKEVRVQP
- a CDS encoding Heme ABC transporter, ATPase component HmuV, which produces MESVAMSEQAPPLECRQLTFAYSKAMILRNVSLALGHSEIFGLVGPNGAGKSTLLRVLAGILTPAQGEVLVHGRPTRTLPRPILAQELAFVPQRTSPAFAFTVREMVLMGRHPYAGLSLFESEEDLECAQKAMEEVGVAHLADKPFDTLSGGEQQLVVLARALAQGTSILLLDEPISFLDLRHQWEVLRLLETRAAAGQTILATFHDLNIASRWCHRVGILSQGELRAVGTPQNVFTTARLREVYGVAVEVVQAPDGRLRVELP
- a CDS encoding Vitamin B12 ABC transporter, B12-binding component BtuF, translated to MAASKRRVHFQGRCCAYARIVPFLLCLALFLYGRCANGETTRIVSLLPNFTETLFSIGAGSMVTGVSDFCKYPPAATQLPKVGGLINPSLEKIVSLQPTAVVVSASQHELARKLGELGFRTFALRSDSLCDIYDAIEFAGRLTGMTTAAEQLRLQVRKELSDVRDSCTSSGKLRVLIVVGRQRGSLQGLYAAGRGSYLSELVELAGGMNVLHESVPARALSKEELVALNPEVILDFSVADGEPSKFVASGERKVWNALRVMEAVKRDQVYFFPDARFTIPGPSVVETARVIEHILCNKTASR